One window from the genome of Gammaproteobacteria bacterium encodes:
- a CDS encoding CDP-alcohol phosphatidyltransferase family protein — MLDTYLRPIYQLYFLDPIARILKKIPPSMITYMACLTGILVAPALIVNRPLLATVLLLISGFLDTLDGTIARIADLTTEGGVILDVMSDRIVEFAVIVGLLAIDPVHRGFLALFMLGGCYLCMTCFFLTEVYAKPIREKAAHFSPGLMERAEAFVLFLLMIWLPQYFDKLAIAFTLLAILTCYIHFKHLARR; from the coding sequence ATGCTTGATACTTATTTACGTCCTATCTATCAACTTTATTTTTTAGATCCTATTGCACGCATTTTAAAAAAGATTCCACCGTCTATGATTACTTATATGGCGTGCTTAACGGGCATCCTTGTAGCACCGGCGCTTATCGTCAATCGTCCCCTTTTAGCGACCGTTTTACTGCTGATTTCAGGGTTTTTAGATACACTAGACGGTACCATCGCAAGGATAGCTGATTTGACAACAGAAGGGGGCGTGATACTGGATGTGATGTCAGATCGTATTGTTGAGTTTGCAGTTATCGTTGGTCTATTGGCCATCGATCCTGTGCATCGGGGTTTTCTTGCTTTGTTTATGTTGGGAGGCTGTTACTTGTGCATGACGTGTTTTTTCTTAACTGAAGTTTACGCAAAACCAATACGCGAAAAAGCAGCGCATTTTAGTCCGGGATTAATGGAACGTGCAGAAGCATTTGTTTTATTCTTGTTAATGATATGGCTACCGCAGTATTTTGATAAACTTGCGATAGCCTTTACCTTATTGGCTATTCTTACTTGTTATATTCATTTCAAACATCTAGCACGACGTTAA
- a CDS encoding cyclic nucleotide-binding domain-containing protein: MENIDLKQKLALLRKQSVFSQLSDKENEELASLLKEKHFEAGETVVNEGELVDSVYLIVQGKADVRHIRIQDGQPVITSVAKLKENDAIGLNESGFYSISGVRTASVIAETHLVLLFLSVASFHGFALMHQHVNEIMRRNAQKILLSD; this comes from the coding sequence ATGGAAAACATTGATCTCAAGCAAAAGCTGGCTTTATTACGAAAACAAAGCGTCTTTTCCCAGTTAAGTGATAAAGAAAATGAAGAACTAGCCTCCCTTTTAAAAGAGAAACACTTCGAAGCTGGAGAGACGGTGGTTAATGAAGGTGAATTAGTCGACAGTGTATACTTAATCGTTCAAGGTAAAGCCGACGTGCGCCACATTCGTATCCAAGACGGTCAACCTGTCATTACTTCTGTCGCTAAACTTAAAGAAAATGACGCAATCGGACTGAATGAAAGCGGTTTCTATTCGATTTCAGGCGTTCGTACCGCATCAGTCATTGCAGAAACCCACCTTGTACTTTTATTCTTAAGTGTTGCATCTTTTCACGGTTTTGCATTGATGCATCAACATGTAAATGAAATAATGCGACGAAATGCTCAGAAAATATTATTAAGTGATTAA
- a CDS encoding HlyC/CorC family transporter has product MTNLFFILAAVALVLMNAFFVAAEFGMVKLRHTRVAAIKRLYGVRGRVLFYVHQHLDAYLSACQLGITLASIGLGWVGEPAFARAFTPLFGLIGLKNPEFVKLGAFFLAFTFISFLHIVIGELMPKSLAIRQSEKVSLWTALPLYAFYWIMYPAIWVLNNCANFLLRLTGFNTVQRGEYFYSTDEIKLILSTSHLHGELSKDETEILEHTLEFAELKVTEVMRPQEEMIMLSTDQTLDEMFKIASQHRYSRYPVFDHRKQKIIGIVHVKDFFAALYDGKKITNLKPFLRPVLKVSQRLPALDLLRKFREGMPHFALVYKNRETLLGFVTLDNLLHILIGRIKDEFHRTQDDWILNPDGSLTVRGDSPLSSLERALGIEIDLSAHDPAPETLTGLILNHLGRLPAEKEKIDFKKFRVIILKVKGSHIIKAKIIPKKSVEPKTTFDVF; this is encoded by the coding sequence ATGACCAATCTTTTTTTCATTTTGGCAGCTGTCGCTCTAGTTCTCATGAATGCGTTCTTTGTTGCAGCTGAATTTGGCATGGTCAAACTTAGGCATACTCGGGTAGCTGCCATAAAACGCCTCTATGGGGTCCGTGGACGGGTTTTATTTTATGTACATCAACATCTTGATGCCTATCTTTCCGCTTGCCAGTTAGGCATTACTTTAGCCTCAATCGGATTAGGGTGGGTGGGAGAGCCAGCTTTTGCGCGAGCTTTTACACCCCTGTTTGGATTGATCGGTTTAAAAAATCCTGAATTTGTGAAACTCGGCGCATTTTTTTTAGCCTTTACCTTTATCTCATTCTTACACATTGTGATTGGCGAGCTGATGCCAAAATCGCTCGCTATTCGTCAATCAGAAAAGGTTTCACTGTGGACTGCGCTACCCTTATATGCATTTTATTGGATTATGTATCCTGCCATTTGGGTACTCAACAATTGCGCCAATTTTTTATTGAGACTAACCGGGTTCAATACCGTGCAACGTGGAGAATATTTTTATTCGACAGACGAAATTAAACTTATTTTAAGTACAAGTCATTTGCATGGCGAACTCAGTAAAGATGAAACAGAAATTTTGGAACACACTTTAGAATTTGCCGAATTAAAAGTAACGGAAGTCATGCGACCGCAAGAAGAAATGATTATGTTATCAACCGATCAGACCCTGGATGAAATGTTTAAAATCGCATCACAACATCGTTACAGTCGCTACCCAGTGTTTGATCATCGTAAACAAAAAATTATTGGCATTGTGCATGTTAAAGATTTTTTTGCAGCCCTTTACGATGGAAAAAAAATCACTAACTTAAAACCTTTTTTAAGACCCGTTTTAAAAGTATCACAACGATTACCCGCGCTTGATTTACTCCGTAAATTTCGCGAAGGCATGCCTCACTTCGCTTTGGTTTATAAAAATCGTGAAACCTTGTTAGGTTTTGTAACACTCGATAATTTACTACATATCTTAATTGGCCGGATTAAAGATGAGTTTCACCGTACGCAAGATGATTGGATTTTAAATCCAGATGGAAGTTTAACGGTACGGGGCGACAGTCCTTTATCTTCCTTGGAAAGGGCGCTCGGTATCGAAATTGATTTATCAGCGCATGATCCAGCGCCCGAAACCTTAACCGGACTTATTTTGAATCATTTAGGAAGACTACCTGCGGAAAAGGAAAAAATTGATTTTAAAAAGTTTCGCGTTATTATCTTAAAAGTGAAAGGTTCTCATATTATCAAAGCTAAAATTATTCCCAAGAAAAGTGTAGAACCAAAAACAACATTTGATGTTTTTTAA
- a CDS encoding TerC family protein: MTEFFNLLVSFLALTVLEIVLGIDNLVFLAIISQRVENHLQKKARQLGLLMAWVTRLLLLGSAVWLTKLTYPIVTLFDFSFSGRDIFLIAGGMFLVAKSTQEIHTELETNNEADSIRPIKSGFYWVVTQIALLDIIFSLDSVLTAIGLTPHFWLMALAITIAIIVMIFSSEPISRFIHKHPTIKMLALSFLILIGTVLIADGFHFHIPREYIYFAMGFSVFVESLNLVRRKKRIKAKKTKSTKDKS; encoded by the coding sequence ATGACCGAATTTTTTAATTTATTAGTTAGTTTTTTAGCGTTAACCGTATTAGAGATTGTACTCGGGATTGATAACCTAGTCTTTCTTGCCATTATTTCGCAACGTGTTGAAAATCATTTACAAAAAAAAGCACGGCAACTGGGTCTTCTCATGGCTTGGGTCACGCGGTTACTTTTGTTAGGCTCAGCAGTTTGGTTAACAAAATTAACGTATCCCATCGTGACTCTGTTTGATTTTTCATTTTCTGGGCGGGATATTTTTCTTATTGCAGGGGGGATGTTTTTAGTTGCGAAGTCAACGCAAGAAATTCATACCGAATTGGAAACAAATAACGAAGCGGATTCAATTCGCCCCATCAAAAGCGGTTTTTATTGGGTCGTGACGCAAATTGCGCTCCTCGATATCATTTTTTCGTTAGATAGTGTTCTCACTGCGATTGGTTTAACGCCGCATTTTTGGTTAATGGCACTTGCGATTACGATTGCCATTATTGTGATGATCTTTTCTAGCGAACCTATATCTCGCTTTATTCATAAACATCCCACTATAAAAATGCTCGCATTGAGCTTTTTAATTTTAATCGGAACAGTTCTTATCGCTGATGGTTTTCACTTTCATATCCCGCGGGAATATATCTACTTTGCCATGGGGTTTTCTGTTTTTGTAGAATCCCTTAATTTAGTTCGTCGTAAAAAAAGAATTAAAGCTAAAAAAACAAAATCAACAAAGGATAAATCTTAA
- a CDS encoding FAD-dependent oxidoreductase: MDTISLWKDTASKPPHFSSFSGSVDTDVVIIGGGITGVITAYQLIKQGKQVIMLDAGLVGDGTTAYSTGNLYLPVQPYLQNIVSKFNLETAKAVVDSRTFALNLIEAIIKEVNIDCRFAHRPWYLYATEDKEIKQFDREAAVFSQIGLDAKTVQTLPIPVKFKKALVLKDQARFNPYQFVIKLADYLAKAGCQIFENSRVLEYAEEKEHCTVKTKDGTIRAKQVIIATHTPIGINPVQMFTAPYRSYVMAVTLKNNDYPEGHFWDLSDPHHATCTHPWKSDALGLLMVAGSHHKTGQEKNAKSHFGALKAYLENHYDVAETAYQWSAQHYQAADDIPYIGLAHRGAKRTLMATGYFADGLVYGALAAAILSEAISGNENIWREIYNATRVKLVASLPSLLKENANVFAQYLKDYTFGEHESLNEIKNEEGAIVKIAGEKCAVYRDQHNKLHAVSAVCTHMKGIVHWNNAEKSWDCPCHGSRFDTAGNVLEGPATKNLEKKTVA, from the coding sequence ATGGATACGATTTCTCTTTGGAAAGATACAGCATCAAAACCACCACATTTTTCTTCGTTTTCGGGATCTGTCGATACAGATGTTGTAATTATAGGTGGCGGTATAACGGGTGTAATCACTGCCTATCAACTCATCAAGCAAGGCAAGCAAGTGATTATGTTAGATGCAGGTCTTGTTGGTGATGGAACGACTGCTTATTCAACCGGTAATTTGTATCTACCTGTCCAACCTTATTTACAAAATATTGTCAGTAAATTTAATCTTGAAACTGCGAAGGCGGTCGTTGATTCACGTACTTTTGCTTTAAATCTTATTGAAGCGATTATTAAAGAAGTTAATATTGATTGTCGTTTCGCTCATAGACCTTGGTATTTATATGCAACTGAAGATAAAGAAATAAAACAATTTGACCGTGAAGCAGCTGTTTTCTCGCAGATTGGATTGGACGCTAAAACTGTCCAAACGTTGCCGATTCCAGTCAAATTCAAAAAAGCACTTGTTTTAAAAGATCAAGCACGTTTCAATCCGTATCAATTCGTCATTAAACTTGCCGACTATCTTGCCAAAGCAGGGTGTCAAATTTTTGAAAATAGTCGCGTTTTAGAATATGCTGAAGAAAAAGAACATTGTACCGTCAAAACAAAGGATGGCACGATACGAGCCAAGCAAGTCATCATTGCAACGCACACACCCATCGGTATCAATCCGGTACAAATGTTTACTGCACCTTATCGAAGCTATGTAATGGCGGTTACGCTTAAAAATAATGATTATCCGGAAGGCCATTTTTGGGATTTAAGCGATCCACATCATGCGACTTGTACGCACCCATGGAAAAGCGATGCGCTTGGCTTGTTGATGGTAGCAGGTAGTCATCATAAAACCGGCCAAGAAAAAAATGCAAAAAGTCATTTCGGCGCATTGAAAGCTTATTTAGAAAATCATTATGATGTTGCCGAAACAGCTTATCAATGGTCAGCTCAACATTACCAAGCAGCAGATGATATACCTTACATTGGACTTGCCCATCGTGGCGCGAAAAGAACTTTGATGGCAACGGGTTACTTCGCTGACGGGTTAGTATATGGTGCGCTTGCTGCTGCCATCTTATCTGAGGCTATATCTGGTAATGAAAATATCTGGCGAGAAATTTATAATGCAACTCGAGTAAAACTTGTTGCTTCTCTTCCTTCGTTATTAAAAGAAAATGCTAATGTATTTGCTCAATATTTAAAAGATTATACATTTGGCGAACATGAATCATTAAATGAAATTAAAAATGAAGAAGGTGCTATCGTCAAAATCGCGGGAGAAAAGTGTGCGGTTTATCGTGATCAACATAATAAGTTACATGCGGTCTCTGCGGTGTGTACGCACATGAAAGGTATTGTTCATTGGAATAATGCTGAAAAATCGTGGGATTGTCCCTGCCACGGTAGCCGTTTCGATACAGCGGGCAACGTGTTAGAAGGACCTGCAACCAAAAATCTTGAAAAAAAGACAGTTGCTTAA
- a CDS encoding CHASE3 domain-containing protein — MKVRYINGLLLLGLVILSITSFLAYEQITRLKQANAWVMHTQEVINAANKTILATETAQLLILQYLLTGETNKIKQFERHVLTSKQHISILNKLTADNPAQHYKVQRLEQQMNSYLVALSQIVSHIKPVQNTALATNFRTLEKNHVQHINETLSLISQDEKRLLVERAAVSTSTSHLINLILIITGALGTLMLLYSLYFLNHHLNKRLLAERASAEIQNRLRRIIDSSNDLIAAVDNDLNYIAFNNAYEEKFKELFNQPLSLGFNLKKLLPSKRVENMILDWERSLKGEEFKIITSFDEYRKDSHYFEATYNALYDMDGHRMGGAHIMRDITERRKVDQLKNEFIAVVSHELRTPLTAIKGSLSLLLGGAIGSLDEKIKNMLQIAYNNCERLITLINDMLDIEKIESGKIEFNLQKIDLNTLIQEGISANQSYADSYNVSIESEMPSQHVYVYADHSRLIQVLNNLLSNAIKFSPTKQAIILNLSTNDHHAIVSVTDHGAGVPVTFRKQVFEKFSQANTSDVRKHGGSGLGLNISKAIIEKMGGTIHFRSQENIATTFYFSLPLISKLNMKEPPIE, encoded by the coding sequence ATGAAAGTACGTTACATTAACGGCTTACTTCTACTTGGGTTGGTAATTCTCTCTATTACCTCATTTCTCGCTTATGAACAAATCACGCGTTTAAAACAAGCCAATGCTTGGGTCATGCACACACAGGAAGTAATTAATGCAGCAAATAAAACCATTTTAGCCACAGAAACCGCACAGCTTTTAATTCTGCAATATTTACTTACGGGTGAAACAAACAAAATAAAACAATTCGAACGTCACGTTTTGACGTCAAAGCAACATATCTCCATTTTAAATAAATTAACCGCAGATAATCCGGCTCAACATTACAAAGTGCAGCGTCTCGAACAACAAATGAATTCTTACTTAGTTGCGTTAAGCCAAATTGTTAGTCACATCAAACCTGTGCAAAATACAGCGCTTGCTACTAATTTTCGAACGCTTGAAAAAAATCACGTACAACATATCAATGAAACGCTTAGCTTAATTAGCCAGGATGAAAAAAGACTGCTGGTCGAACGAGCAGCAGTCTCCACTTCAACCTCACATCTCATTAATTTGATCTTAATCATTACGGGTGCGCTTGGTACTTTAATGCTTTTATATAGTTTATATTTTCTAAATCATCATTTAAATAAACGTCTTCTAGCTGAACGGGCGAGCGCTGAAATCCAAAACCGGTTACGTCGGATTATAGATAGCAGTAATGACCTCATTGCGGCAGTAGATAATGATTTAAATTACATTGCATTCAATAATGCTTACGAAGAAAAATTTAAAGAATTGTTTAATCAACCTTTATCCTTAGGATTTAATCTAAAAAAATTATTACCCAGCAAACGGGTTGAAAATATGATTTTAGATTGGGAACGTAGTTTAAAAGGTGAAGAATTTAAAATTATTACCAGTTTTGATGAATACAGGAAGGATAGTCATTACTTCGAAGCCACGTATAATGCGCTTTACGACATGGACGGTCACCGAATGGGTGGCGCTCACATCATGCGCGATATTACGGAACGACGTAAAGTCGATCAATTAAAAAATGAATTTATTGCTGTTGTCAGTCATGAATTACGCACGCCGTTAACTGCTATTAAAGGTTCATTGTCTTTATTATTAGGCGGGGCAATCGGCAGCCTTGATGAAAAAATTAAAAATATGTTGCAAATCGCCTATAATAATTGTGAACGTCTTATTACGCTCATTAATGACATGTTGGATATAGAAAAAATTGAATCGGGGAAAATTGAATTTAATTTACAAAAAATTGACTTAAACACGCTCATCCAAGAAGGGATTAGCGCAAATCAATCTTACGCCGATAGTTATAATGTTTCAATTGAATCAGAAATGCCGTCTCAACACGTCTACGTCTATGCAGATCATTCTCGTTTAATACAAGTTCTTAATAATTTACTCTCAAATGCAATCAAATTTTCACCAACTAAGCAAGCTATCATCTTGAATCTTTCAACCAATGATCATCATGCGATTGTTTCTGTAACCGATCACGGTGCAGGTGTTCCTGTAACCTTTAGAAAACAAGTTTTTGAAAAATTTTCTCAAGCCAATACTTCTGATGTTAGAAAACATGGGGGTAGTGGTCTAGGTTTAAATATTAGTAAAGCAATCATTGAAAAAATGGGCGGTACCATCCATTTTAGATCACAAGAAAATATTGCAACCACATTTTATTTTAGTCTTCCCTTAATTTCAAAACTTAATATGAAAGAACCACCTATTGAATAG
- a CDS encoding multidrug effflux MFS transporter, with protein sequence MGRIFEKNLIWLPTLLILYNFCANLSNDIYLPSMPKLVQLFNSTPATLQLTMTAWFAGVALPQLFFGPLTDKVGRRPVILGGGIIFIVATLACIATNNMAIFIIARFFQGVGVCSLNVTTFSILIDLYQYKARIQVMNRINMFGTMAPLIGPVIGGYVLTYFSWQANFYIIFAMGLISVIGLWIKLPESNLQLNPQALNVKHVMHNYLMLTKNKNLIRHLIPYCLILGGLVAYLTTAPFIIIKQLNISPSNFGYTQLPVFGMYILGAMLFNRIDNDVFAQKVTQIGFKVVLLSCLLMLCLSYFFGNNLYVFIIPMVLYALGFSFCSAPFVNEVMASAPLIKGSAAAFLGCGMALSCMLCSFVVGMIYNGSIFSIAIVLSSVLILASIFYFLPAFYTHHLTNETN encoded by the coding sequence ATGGGAAGAATTTTTGAAAAAAATCTGATTTGGTTGCCGACCTTACTTATTCTTTATAATTTTTGCGCTAACCTTTCCAATGATATTTATTTGCCAAGTATGCCCAAACTGGTCCAGCTTTTTAACAGCACGCCAGCCACTCTTCAGCTGACTATGACTGCCTGGTTTGCAGGCGTTGCCCTACCACAACTCTTCTTCGGCCCACTTACTGATAAAGTGGGTCGCCGACCGGTTATTTTGGGCGGTGGCATCATTTTTATTGTCGCAACCCTTGCATGCATAGCGACGAATAACATGGCGATTTTTATTATTGCGCGATTTTTTCAAGGCGTAGGTGTTTGTAGTTTGAATGTAACAACTTTTAGTATTTTGATTGATCTCTATCAATATAAAGCTCGTATTCAAGTTATGAATAGAATAAATATGTTTGGTACTATGGCGCCGTTAATTGGCCCGGTTATCGGTGGATACGTTTTAACGTATTTTAGTTGGCAAGCAAATTTCTATATTATTTTTGCCATGGGGTTAATTAGTGTCATAGGATTGTGGATAAAGCTACCTGAAAGTAACTTGCAATTGAATCCACAGGCTTTGAATGTTAAACATGTCATGCATAATTATCTTATGCTTACGAAAAACAAAAATTTAATTAGGCATCTTATTCCTTATTGCTTGATTTTAGGTGGATTAGTTGCTTACTTAACAACAGCGCCTTTTATTATTATTAAACAATTAAATATTTCACCTTCAAATTTTGGGTACACGCAACTTCCTGTATTTGGAATGTATATCTTGGGCGCCATGCTATTTAATCGGATTGATAATGATGTGTTTGCACAAAAGGTTACACAAATAGGATTTAAGGTTGTATTATTAAGTTGCTTACTCATGCTTTGTTTAAGTTATTTTTTCGGAAATAATTTATACGTGTTTATTATCCCCATGGTTCTTTATGCACTAGGTTTTAGTTTTTGTTCAGCTCCATTTGTTAATGAAGTAATGGCGAGTGCCCCTCTCATTAAAGGATCGGCAGCTGCTTTTCTTGGTTGTGGCATGGCATTGAGTTGTATGCTTTGCAGTTTTGTTGTCGGTATGATTTATAATGGAAGTATATTTTCCATTGCCATCGTGCTTTCATCCGTATTAATTTTGGCTAGTATTTTTTATTTTTTGCCTGCTTTTTATACTCATCATTTAACCAATGAAACCAATTAG
- a CDS encoding dicarboxylate/amino acid:cation symporter, with protein MKVKNLFIIKRLQQWQKIFLALVLGTLLGLFVGPPITIIKPIGILFIHAINMMIVPVVFTAIINAVLSMDDLKIMRRISIKAFTFYMFSMAIAASIGLWIGNLFTPGAGLKLNLQAAETTTTLAPSLSEIIVNIIPTNPVAALASGNILQILVFALILGLSIQLAGDKGKPVADFFKSFGSVAIKLSQLVMSFAPIGIFALMAWIAGEYGLSALIPLMKLVLTVYFACFLMIIFYYSGTLFAYTRCSPKFFFRSISDAMLFAFSTSSSTATLPVTMRCAEENLKISKKLSGFLLPLGTTLNLNGLSIYLGVATVFAANISGIQLDWTQYVTVIFTIILTAMGAGGVPGSAIIVMSAVFNSVGLPLGTVALISGVDRLIDMAQTTTSVVGDLHAAYMVAHSENELNLPDFSIQKSSTTNIIDLPNSAIE; from the coding sequence ATGAAGGTCAAAAATTTGTTCATCATTAAACGTTTACAGCAGTGGCAAAAAATTTTTCTAGCGCTAGTTTTAGGCACATTACTTGGCCTTTTCGTTGGACCTCCTATCACGATCATTAAGCCCATTGGTATTTTATTTATTCATGCGATTAACATGATGATTGTACCGGTTGTTTTTACTGCGATCATCAATGCTGTTTTATCCATGGATGATTTAAAGATAATGCGCCGCATTAGTATTAAAGCTTTTACGTTTTATATGTTTAGCATGGCGATTGCTGCAAGCATTGGACTTTGGATTGGTAATCTTTTTACACCCGGCGCTGGCTTAAAATTAAATTTACAAGCGGCCGAAACAACCACAACCCTTGCACCTTCCTTGAGTGAAATAATTGTTAACATTATTCCTACCAATCCAGTCGCTGCGCTTGCTTCAGGAAATATCTTACAAATTTTAGTTTTTGCCTTAATCTTGGGATTGTCTATTCAACTTGCTGGTGACAAAGGCAAACCGGTTGCCGATTTTTTTAAATCCTTTGGCTCCGTTGCAATTAAGCTTTCTCAACTCGTGATGAGCTTTGCTCCGATCGGAATTTTTGCACTGATGGCATGGATTGCAGGGGAGTATGGTCTGAGCGCACTCATTCCGCTGATGAAATTAGTTTTAACTGTGTATTTTGCCTGCTTTTTAATGATTATTTTTTATTACAGTGGCACCCTTTTCGCTTACACACGATGTTCTCCCAAATTCTTTTTTCGTTCAATTAGCGATGCCATGTTATTTGCTTTCAGTACTTCAAGTAGTACTGCAACGCTGCCCGTAACCATGCGATGCGCGGAGGAAAATTTAAAAATTTCAAAAAAATTAAGCGGATTTTTATTACCACTTGGTACTACCTTAAATTTAAATGGCTTATCCATTTACTTAGGCGTCGCCACTGTATTTGCTGCTAACATAAGCGGGATCCAGCTCGATTGGACTCAATATGTTACGGTCATTTTCACCATTATCCTGACTGCTATGGGTGCGGGTGGCGTACCAGGATCTGCAATCATCGTCATGAGTGCTGTCTTTAATTCCGTAGGATTGCCGCTTGGCACGGTTGCACTCATCTCAGGTGTTGATCGGCTTATCGACATGGCTCAAACAACGACCAGTGTAGTAGGCGACTTGCATGCAGCTTATATGGTTGCTCACAGCGAAAATGAGTTAAATTTGCCCGATTTTTCCATCCAGAAATCCTCCACAACTAATATAATTGATCTCCCAAATAGCGCAATCGAGTAA